A window of the Harmonia axyridis chromosome 5, icHarAxyr1.1, whole genome shotgun sequence genome harbors these coding sequences:
- the LOC123680089 gene encoding leucine-rich repeat-containing protein 20-like, whose translation MASGVARIIFRCEEAMQTQNLDLSDCQMVHIAEGVYHIMKDTEVKTLNVSGNVLTKVSPRLVVKFSLLRDLDISRNQIGTLPNDLAFLLHLERLNISSNCFTEIPECVFRLPALRELDASKNRITDIDNDDLKNAACLSSVDLTENPLTKRCIENLPKTGITFIHSPPSEEQEDWEDLNI comes from the exons ATGGCTAGTGGAGTTGCACGAATCATTTTTCGGTGTGAGGAGGCTATGCAAACACAAAACTTAG ATCTCTCAGATTGCCAAATGGTCCATATAGCTGAGGGTGTGTATCATATCATGAAAGATACGGAAGTGAAGACATTGAATGTAAGTGGAAACGTACTCACCAAAGTATCACCCAGATTGGTCGTCAAATTCAGTCTACTTCGGGATCTCGACATATCCAGGAACCAGATTGGAACACTACCAAACGATTTGGCATTTCTCCTTCATCTGGAAAGATTGAATATTTCTAGTAACTGTTTCACAGAAATACCTGAATGTGTTTTTAGGTTACCGGCTCTAAGAGAACTCGATGCTAGTAAAAATAGAATAACAG ATATTGACAACGACGACCTCAAAAATGCTGCTTGTTTATCCAGTGTTGATTTGACGGAAAACCCTCTCACAAAAAGATGTATTGAGAATTTGCCAAAAACAGGAATAACTTTTATACATTCTCCACCATCGGAAGAACAAGAAGATTGGGAGgacttgaatatttga